The following proteins are co-located in the Panthera uncia isolate 11264 chromosome F1, Puncia_PCG_1.0, whole genome shotgun sequence genome:
- the SSR2 gene encoding translocon-associated protein subunit beta isoform X1: MRLLAAVLLALLAVSRAEEGARLLASKSLLNRYAVEGRDLTLQYNIYNVGSSAALDVELSDDSFPPEDFGIVSGMLNVKWDRIAPASNVSHTVVLRPLKAGYFNFTSATVTYLAQEDGPVVVGFTSAPGQGGILAQREFDRRFSPHFLDWAAFGVMTLPSIGIPLLLWYSSKRKYDTPKTKKN; this comes from the exons ATGAGGCTGCTGGCGGCCGTGCTGTTGGCTCTGCTTGCGGTCAGTCGGGCGGAGGAAGGAGCCCGGCTGCTGGCCTCCAAGTCGCTGCTGAACAGATACGCCGTGGAGGGGCGAGACCTGACCTTACAGTACAACATCTACAATGTTGGCTCGAG CGCTGCATTAGATGTGGAGTTATCCGACGACTCCTTCCCTCCGGAGGACTTTGGCATTGTCTCTGGAATGCTCAATGTCAAATGGGACCGGATTGCCCC CGCTAGCAACGTCTCCCACACGGTGGTCCTGCGTCCTCTCAAGGCCGGCTACTTCAACTTCACCTCGGCAACCGTTACTTACCTGGCCCAGGAGGACGGGCCTGTCGTG gtTGGCTTCACCAGCGCCCCCGGACAGGGGGGCATCCTGGCTCAGCGGGAGTTTGATAGGAGATTCTCCCCCCATTTT CTGGACTGGGCAGCCTTTGGAGTCATGACGCTTCCGTCCATCGGCATCCCCCTGCTGCTGTGGTACTCCAGCAAGAGGAAATACGACACTCCCAAGACCAAGAAGAACTGA
- the SSR2 gene encoding translocon-associated protein subunit beta isoform X2, with product MRLLAAVLLALLAVSRAEEGARLLASKSLLNRYAVEGRDLTLQYNIYNVGSSAALDVELSDDSFPPEDFGIVSGMLNVKWDRIAPASNVSHTVVLRPLKAGYFNFTSATVTYLAQEDGPVVVGFTSAPGQGGILAQREFDRRFSPHFPASKCPMSPWCRQ from the exons ATGAGGCTGCTGGCGGCCGTGCTGTTGGCTCTGCTTGCGGTCAGTCGGGCGGAGGAAGGAGCCCGGCTGCTGGCCTCCAAGTCGCTGCTGAACAGATACGCCGTGGAGGGGCGAGACCTGACCTTACAGTACAACATCTACAATGTTGGCTCGAG CGCTGCATTAGATGTGGAGTTATCCGACGACTCCTTCCCTCCGGAGGACTTTGGCATTGTCTCTGGAATGCTCAATGTCAAATGGGACCGGATTGCCCC CGCTAGCAACGTCTCCCACACGGTGGTCCTGCGTCCTCTCAAGGCCGGCTACTTCAACTTCACCTCGGCAACCGTTACTTACCTGGCCCAGGAGGACGGGCCTGTCGTG gtTGGCTTCACCAGCGCCCCCGGACAGGGGGGCATCCTGGCTCAGCGGGAGTTTGATAGGAGATTCTCCCCCCATTTT CCAGCCAGCAAATGTCCTATGTCCCCGTGGTGCCGGCAGTGA